The following coding sequences are from one bacterium window:
- a CDS encoding LPP20 family lipoprotein, producing the protein MFQKKNLVILIILSCFTITAAQTIDQIKKDSKYLWGEGSSTNPNLADKQALSHLISQISVQVESSFLNIIEETGGNIEEYTEKVVNTYSNVMLNEAKMKQEEQNGRFRVLRYMNKDQIKNIFKEREYWIMEFIRSGNKACQDYRIGDALKYYYWSLCLLKSHPDMNAMRGDEAGMNGLLFACLPQRIENILDSVNVSIKSAEYIQDEKRKVMLLEFKYGKETIANLDYVYWTGDNWMPKLISVNSGKGIVEYYGPAARDMKEVKLRIEYMYQEKAKTYIAVNSVIENTYPPYFPEAQKVASSLFISRTPKKEKVNTVIVGDFAEEDTGTPKRLTAEKEELFVNTVLSFIDAYDKGNLKPVENEFTETGKAMIEKLMRYGRAEMIRTGEIQLKLSKLNDQYLVRSIPFKFMFPNNNREFIEEVVFILNKEGKIDGINFALSQRTIEDIMNKDEGFGTLMQKQQIVHFMESYKTAYCLENIDYIEKIFSDKALIIIGQKIETAENIDKIYASKLSNDSVVYIKMNKSDFITRLRRIFNSNEAINIHFEETDVKKVNRHDDFVYGIQIAQNYYSTSYADFGYLFLMFDLNRPQEPKIYVRSWQPEKSKDGRIIGLEDFIF; encoded by the coding sequence ATGTTCCAGAAAAAGAACCTTGTAATATTGATTATATTATCGTGTTTTACTATTACAGCTGCTCAGACGATTGACCAGATAAAAAAAGACAGCAAATATTTATGGGGAGAGGGAAGCAGTACAAATCCAAATCTCGCCGATAAGCAAGCGCTGTCGCATCTGATATCACAAATCTCCGTACAGGTTGAGAGCAGTTTTTTAAATATCATTGAAGAAACCGGCGGTAATATTGAAGAATATACGGAAAAAGTTGTCAATACCTATTCAAATGTTATGCTGAATGAAGCAAAAATGAAGCAGGAAGAGCAAAACGGACGATTCCGTGTGCTGCGGTATATGAACAAAGATCAGATAAAAAATATTTTTAAAGAACGGGAATACTGGATTATGGAATTTATTCGTTCCGGCAATAAGGCGTGCCAGGATTACCGTATCGGAGATGCGCTAAAGTATTATTACTGGTCTCTGTGTTTATTAAAAAGCCACCCGGACATGAATGCAATGCGCGGAGACGAGGCCGGAATGAATGGTTTATTGTTTGCTTGCCTGCCGCAAAGAATAGAAAATATACTTGATTCTGTGAATGTAAGTATCAAATCAGCCGAATATATTCAGGACGAAAAGCGTAAGGTTATGTTGCTTGAATTTAAGTATGGTAAAGAAACGATTGCCAATTTGGACTATGTTTATTGGACGGGTGACAATTGGATGCCAAAGCTGATTTCTGTTAACAGCGGCAAAGGCATCGTAGAATACTACGGCCCTGCAGCTCGTGACATGAAAGAGGTAAAACTCCGTATTGAATATATGTATCAGGAAAAAGCAAAAACATACATAGCAGTAAACTCCGTAATTGAAAATACATATCCGCCTTATTTTCCCGAAGCTCAGAAAGTGGCGTCATCATTGTTTATCAGCCGTACCCCAAAAAAGGAAAAAGTAAACACCGTCATTGTTGGTGATTTTGCTGAAGAAGACACAGGGACTCCGAAACGGTTGACGGCGGAGAAGGAAGAACTGTTTGTCAATACCGTCCTGTCCTTTATTGATGCTTATGACAAAGGGAACCTTAAGCCGGTAGAAAATGAATTTACCGAAACCGGTAAAGCAATGATCGAAAAATTAATGCGTTACGGCAGGGCGGAAATGATACGAACCGGTGAAATACAACTAAAATTATCAAAACTGAATGATCAGTACTTGGTCAGATCAATTCCATTTAAATTCATGTTTCCAAACAATAATCGTGAATTTATCGAGGAGGTTGTCTTTATTTTAAATAAAGAAGGGAAAATTGACGGAATTAATTTTGCATTAAGCCAAAGAACAATAGAAGACATAATGAACAAAGATGAAGGATTTGGGACGCTTATGCAAAAACAGCAGATTGTTCATTTTATGGAATCTTATAAAACCGCCTATTGTTTGGAAAACATTGATTATATCGAAAAAATATTTTCAGATAAGGCCTTGATTATAATCGGACAAAAAATAGAAACTGCGGAAAATATTGATAAAATATATGCTTCCAAATTATCAAACGACAGTGTAGTATATATTAAAATGAATAAATCTGATTTTATTACCAGGCTCAGGCGCATATTTAACAGCAATGAAGCAATTAATATTCACTTTGAGGAAACCGACGTCAAGAAGGTCAACAGACATGATGATTTTGTATATGGCATTCAAATTGCACAGAATTATTACAGTACAAGTTATGCGGATTTCGGCTATCTTTTCTTAATGTTCGATTTGAACAGGCCGCAAGAACCAAAAATATACGTACGTTCCTGGCAGCCGGAAAAGAGTAAAGATGGACGTATCATTGGCTTAGAGGACTTTATATTCTGA